In a single window of the Ruminococcus albus 7 = DSM 20455 genome:
- a CDS encoding AAA family ATPase, which produces MSKIKVVTIGRLYCSGGSSIGKMVAEKLGIPCYDREIVEMAAEKSGISMADIKKYEESVLNPLKKQVSFFKSSEDITEKIFAAETQVVYELVEKGPCVIVGRCADFILKNKVKTLDVFIYSSLDKRKQTAMAAPHNIPEDEVENRIKKYDKKRGDYYNTNTNKQWSSKFSYDLCLDSGTLGYDMCAEIIAHTVEASE; this is translated from the coding sequence ATGAGTAAGATAAAAGTTGTTACTATCGGCAGACTTTACTGTTCGGGAGGAAGCTCCATAGGAAAGATGGTTGCCGAGAAGCTGGGCATACCCTGCTATGACAGGGAGATAGTCGAGATGGCGGCGGAAAAGAGCGGTATCTCTATGGCGGATATAAAAAAGTATGAGGAAAGCGTGCTCAACCCTCTGAAAAAGCAGGTGTCTTTTTTCAAGAGCAGTGAGGATATCACCGAGAAGATATTTGCGGCGGAAACGCAGGTAGTATATGAGCTGGTGGAAAAGGGACCTTGTGTTATAGTCGGCAGGTGTGCGGATTTCATACTAAAAAACAAGGTAAAGACACTTGATGTGTTCATATATTCTTCCCTTGACAAGCGCAAGCAGACGGCTATGGCAGCCCCCCACAACATACCTGAGGACGAGGTGGAGAACCGTATTAAAAAGTATGACAAAAAGCGCGGTGATTACTACAACACAAATACCAACAAGCAGTGGAGCTCGAAGTTCAGCTATGATCTTTGTCTGGACAGCGGCACACTCGGGTATGATATGTGTGCTGAGATAATCGCTCATACAGTGGAGGCTTCTGAATAA
- the ybaK gene encoding Cys-tRNA(Pro) deacylase, protein MAKEKDVKTNAMRILDRNKVVYKVNTYECDEFIDGVHIADMLGQPHDSTFKTLVAQGKSGGYYVFAIPIDEELDLKKAAKSVGEKSVELIHVKDINKVTGYIRGGCTPLGMKKQYPTVVDSSAEKFGEIIISGGRLGSQIFLDPQDLVKVTGGKFDSIIF, encoded by the coding sequence ATGGCAAAGGAAAAAGATGTCAAGACGAACGCTATGCGGATACTTGACAGGAACAAGGTAGTATACAAAGTGAACACCTATGAATGCGACGAGTTCATTGACGGTGTACACATAGCTGATATGCTGGGTCAGCCCCATGACAGCACATTCAAGACACTGGTCGCACAGGGCAAAAGCGGAGGATACTATGTATTCGCCATACCCATAGATGAGGAGCTCGATCTGAAAAAGGCGGCAAAGTCGGTGGGTGAAAAATCCGTGGAGCTGATACACGTAAAGGATATCAACAAGGTGACAGGCTACATACGCGGCGGATGTACACCGCTGGGCATGAAAAAGCAGTACCCCACTGTGGTAGACAGCTCGGCTGAAAAATTCGGTGAGATCATCATAAGCGGCGGAAGACTGGGCTCGCAGATATTCCTTGACCCTCAGGATCTGGTAAAGGTCACGGGAGGAAAATTTGACAGCATAATATTTTAA